In Candidatus Omnitrophota bacterium, the genomic stretch ACTCCAAAATCCGCCCAGCGGGGGTATGCCGCACACAGACATCGAGCCTATAAGATTCGTATAACCTACCAGCGGAGACTTCGCCAGGATACCGGGCATTCTTTTTAAGTTCCCGGTACCTGCAATTTTTTTAATAGCTCCCGCGTTTAAGAAAAGCAGTGATTTAAAAATGCTGTGGTTAAACAGATGGAATAATCCTCCCATTATCGCGAGCGGCGTACCGACGCCTATACCCAGCATCACATAGCCTATCTGGCTTATGCTCGAATACGCAAGAAGGCGTTTTATGCCGGTCTGTCCGAATGCCATCAGGCTGCCTACTAACATAGAAGCAACCGCCAGCGCTATAAGTATCGCGGAAATCTTGGCAGACATGCCGAAGACATTAAAAAATATTCTTGAAATAACATATATGCCAAGCGCTTTCCCGACAAGGCCTGCCATGGCGGCAGATACCGGCGCGGGCGCCCTGGAATACGCGTCCGGAAGCCATGCATGAAAAGGAACGAGCGCGGCTTTTAGCCCAAACCCCATAAGGAACAGCGCGCCCGCGAATAGCGCCACCCTGTCCGCTCCGGCGCCGGACATACTAAGCGCGATATCGGCCATATTAAGCGTTGACGCGTGGCTATAAACAAACGCTATCCCCAGGACGATGAAGCTGGAACCGACAGCGCCCATAACGGCATATTTGAAAGACGCTTCCAGGTCAGGCGCCTCTACGCCAAACGCGACCAAAGAATAGGCGGCTATCGCGGCTATCTCAAGGAAGACATACAGATTAAACAGATCACCCGAGATCAGCACTCCATTCATCCCGGCGACCATCAGTGCAAACAAAGAGAAAAATTTCCATGTATCGGTATATCTTTTCATATATTCCGTGGAATATATCGCTATTAAAAGAGCTATCATATTGACTATGACCAGCATAAAGCACGACAGGCCATCCACAACCATAGATATGCCTACAGGCGCCGACCACTTGCCGAGGCTATATGTGAGCATCTTGCTGACCCTTACCATTTGCGCTATATACAATGTAAGTAAAAACAGCGCCGATGTAGCGGCAACAGCTATAATCCCGCCAAAAGATTTTACCCTCTTGCCGAATATCGGTATAAAAAATCCTGCGGCAAGCGGAATAATCACAAGATAAGAAATTAAGCTCATAAAAATTACCCTTTAAGATTATTTATTTTTGTTATATCAAAGGTGCCGTATTTTTCATATATCTTTATCGCCATGGCTATTAAAACGAGTGTAAGCGACAGCCCTATAACTATTACGGTAGAGACAATGGCCTGGGGAAATGGGTCCACCATGCTTTTTATTACCTGGTCCGTCGCGAATATCGGCGAGCGGGAATTCTGTCTATACCCTATCAGCACAAAAAACAGGTTTACCGCGTATCCCATTATTCCTATGCCTATTATTATCTTTATCAGGTTCCTCTTTCTGACAACGCAGTAAAGCCCTTCGAGAAAAAGGATCAGGCACAATATATATATGCTCATAATATCACTCCGAGTCCTTATCGAATTTTGAAAGCAGCACCAGCGCTATGAATATAGCGAATAAGCCCCCGCCCACCGCGACCAATTCAAATAAAGGCATCGCAAGACGGGAATAATTCTCTCTCCAGGGGACCATGACCATGAATAAAAATACCAGTGCCGCGACGCCTATGAAGATACGAAGTGTATTTGAATGCAGTCTTTTAAGCGCGACCTTCTTGCCGAAGGCAAGCATTATATGGACAAACGACAGCGCAACTATCACGCCGCCTACGAATCCGCCCCCCGGCGCCTGATGGCCATTTATAGCGACGTAAACCCCGTATAACAGTATGAACCCAAGCGTTATGCGAGTCACAGTCTTCACTATAAGCGTCAT encodes the following:
- a CDS encoding proton-conducting transporter membrane subunit, with product MSLISYLVIIPLAAGFFIPIFGKRVKSFGGIIAVAATSALFLLTLYIAQMVRVSKMLTYSLGKWSAPVGISMVVDGLSCFMLVIVNMIALLIAIYSTEYMKRYTDTWKFFSLFALMVAGMNGVLISGDLFNLYVFLEIAAIAAYSLVAFGVEAPDLEASFKYAVMGAVGSSFIVLGIAFVYSHASTLNMADIALSMSGAGADRVALFAGALFLMGFGLKAALVPFHAWLPDAYSRAPAPVSAAMAGLVGKALGIYVISRIFFNVFGMSAKISAILIALAVASMLVGSLMAFGQTGIKRLLAYSSISQIGYVMLGIGVGTPLAIMGGLFHLFNHSIFKSLLFLNAGAIKKIAGTGNLKRMPGILAKSPLVGYTNLIGSMSVCGIPPLGGFWSKIIIIFACIQAGRPVLAFVATAVGILTIGYYFKAVTPILFGSGQENAAKILEKKRISLAVALPMVILAALSIFSVLLLMPNIGRSFLGDAIAVLVRGREYASLLMGYVK
- a CDS encoding sodium:proton antiporter, producing the protein MSIYILCLILFLEGLYCVVRKRNLIKIIIGIGIMGYAVNLFFVLIGYRQNSRSPIFATDQVIKSMVDPFPQAIVSTVIVIGLSLTLVLIAMAIKIYEKYGTFDITKINNLKG
- a CDS encoding MnhB domain-containing protein gives rise to the protein MGRVREESGMTLIVKTVTRITLGFILLYGVYVAINGHQAPGGGFVGGVIVALSFVHIMLAFGKKVALKRLHSNTLRIFIGVAALVFLFMVMVPWRENYSRLAMPLFELVAVGGGLFAIFIALVLLSKFDKDSE